One window of the Manihot esculenta cultivar AM560-2 chromosome 14, M.esculenta_v8, whole genome shotgun sequence genome contains the following:
- the LOC110631361 gene encoding squamosa promoter-binding-like protein 6 isoform X3, with protein MQSWSYVTGGKGLVSDETISSSDAIAKSKNALMGCSFGNNMVVSSQQAIDNHGFGELMYQELTGKQLIDNSIRATLSSEVGGGKIINPFMVSTNAFSVEDESTSRLSSSVVDSNSKDSSFIDLKLGRFGDPGDAQNSKISKGGSILSSSESSVPSKRARLGVNSHTAHCQVYGCNKDLSSSKEYHKRHKVCEIHSKTAKVIVNGIEQRFCQQCSRFHLLAEFDDGKRSCRKRLAGHNERRRKPQVGFATSRLHGSALTSFICQDLLPTDPLHPEKYGTNNWRRQIKIEDGSEFSLLSSIPVTRSIFGESTNRYPHELGGSNSDSRSLIQDISLGNEHLTAFDTVATIQGLSGITSSSCALSLLSSQSHNYSSHSAEISMACPVVVTGNNTHYSVTQISEKLTGVSSQASTSGVPNKFSSSGASSAEGSHLGSILMSDGSDAINFDISDGIYQGSNFMNAKHHLPCEDGTTINLLELSSQLQRVESQKQSMQAKQENDAFCWPHIT; from the exons ATGCAGTCTTGGAGCTATGTTACTGGAGGTAAGGGGTTAGTATCCGATGAAACAATTTCATCTTCTGATGCTATTGCCAAAAGCAAAAATGCCTTGATGGGTTGTAGTTTTGGCAACAACATGGTCGTCTCAAGTCAACAAGCTATTGACAATCATGGTTTTGGGGAATTGATGTATCAAGAACTCACGGGAAAACAATTAATTGATAATTCAATTAGGGCTACTTTGAGCAGCGAGGTTGGTGGTGGAAAAATTATCAATCCTTTTATGGTCAGCACGAATGCTTTTTCTGTAGAAGATGAGTCCACCTCCAGGCTTTCTAGCTCTGTTGTGGACTCTAATAGTAAGGATTCTTCATTCATTGATTTGAAGCTGGGAAGATTTGGTGATCCTGGAGATGCTCAGAATTCCAAGATTTCCAAAGGAGGATCCATTCTGTCTTCATCCGAGTCATCTGTGCCTTCGAAGAGAGCTAGACTGGGAGTGAATTCCCACACTGCCCATTGTCAAGTTTATGGTTGTAATAAGGATCTCAGCTCCTCAAAAGAATATCACAAGAGACATAAAGTCTGTGAAattcactccaagactgccaaaGTTATTGTGAACGGAATTGAGCAGAGGTTTTGCCAACAATGCAGCAG GTTTCATTTGCTAGCTGAATTTGATGATGGTAAACGCAGCTGTCGGAAACGCCTTGCAGGCCATAATGAGCGTCGGAGAAAGCCTCAAGTTG GCTTTGCCACCAGCAGACTTCATGGCTCTGCATTAACATCTTTTATCTGCCAAGATTTACTTCCTACTGACCCATTGCATCCTGAGAAATATGGAACAAATAATTGGCGCAGGCAGATAAAAATTGAAGATGGGTCTGAGTTTAGTCTACTATCATCTATTCCTGTTACAA GAAGCATTTTCGGTGAAAGCACTAATCGATATCCACATGAATTGGGAGGCTCAAATTCTGATTCACGTTCGTTAATCCAGGACATCTCATTGGGAAATGAACACTTGACTGCTTTTGATACAGTAGCAACTATTCAAGGACTATCAGGGATCACAAGCTCTAGCTGTGCTCTCTCTCTTCTGTCATCCCAGTCACATAATTATTCCAGTCATTCAGCAGAAATTTCTATGGCCTGTCCAGTGGTAGTTACAGGTAATAATACCCATTATAGTGTGACTCAAATCTCTGAAAAGCTTACAGGAGTTAGTTCTCAGGCTTCCACAAGTGGAGTACCAAACAAGTTCTCTTCATCAGGAGCTAGTTCTGCCGAAGGAAGCCACTTGGGCTCCATACTGATGTCTGATGGTAGTGATGCCATTAACTTTGATATCTCTGATGGGATTTACCAGGGGTCCAATTTCATGAATGCCAAGCATCATCTTCCCTGTGAAGATGGCACCACCATTAACCTGCTTGAGCTATCATCACAGCTTCAGCGAGTAGAAAGTCAAAAGCAATCCATGCAAGCAAAGCAGGAAAATGATGCTTTCTGCTGGCCCCACATCACTTGA
- the LOC110631361 gene encoding squamosa promoter-binding-like protein 6 isoform X1: MQSWSYVTGGKGLVSDETISSSDAIAKSKNALMGCSFGNNMVVSSQQAIDNHGFGELMYQELTGKQLIDNSIRATLSSEVGGGKIINPFMVSTNAFSVEDESTSRLSSSVVDSNSKDSSFIDLKLGRFGDPGDAQNSKISKGGSILSSSESSVPSKRARLGVNSHTAHCQVYGCNKDLSSSKEYHKRHKVCEIHSKTAKVIVNGIEQRFCQQCSRFHLLAEFDDGKRSCRKRLAGHNERRRKPQVGIHSARTERLLQSYNGFATSRLHGSALTSFICQDLLPTDPLHPEKYGTNNWRRQIKIEDGSEFSLLSSIPVTSGYLQSLFPSDKLDEVFILFHDNEAPTATGSIFGESTNRYPHELGGSNSDSRSLIQDISLGNEHLTAFDTVATIQGLSGITSSSCALSLLSSQSHNYSSHSAEISMACPVVVTGNNTHYSVTQISEKLTGVSSQASTSGVPNKFSSSGASSAEGSHLGSILMSDGSDAINFDISDGIYQGSNFMNAKHHLPCEDGTTINLLELSSQLQRVESQKQSMQAKQENDAFCWPHIT, translated from the exons ATGCAGTCTTGGAGCTATGTTACTGGAGGTAAGGGGTTAGTATCCGATGAAACAATTTCATCTTCTGATGCTATTGCCAAAAGCAAAAATGCCTTGATGGGTTGTAGTTTTGGCAACAACATGGTCGTCTCAAGTCAACAAGCTATTGACAATCATGGTTTTGGGGAATTGATGTATCAAGAACTCACGGGAAAACAATTAATTGATAATTCAATTAGGGCTACTTTGAGCAGCGAGGTTGGTGGTGGAAAAATTATCAATCCTTTTATGGTCAGCACGAATGCTTTTTCTGTAGAAGATGAGTCCACCTCCAGGCTTTCTAGCTCTGTTGTGGACTCTAATAGTAAGGATTCTTCATTCATTGATTTGAAGCTGGGAAGATTTGGTGATCCTGGAGATGCTCAGAATTCCAAGATTTCCAAAGGAGGATCCATTCTGTCTTCATCCGAGTCATCTGTGCCTTCGAAGAGAGCTAGACTGGGAGTGAATTCCCACACTGCCCATTGTCAAGTTTATGGTTGTAATAAGGATCTCAGCTCCTCAAAAGAATATCACAAGAGACATAAAGTCTGTGAAattcactccaagactgccaaaGTTATTGTGAACGGAATTGAGCAGAGGTTTTGCCAACAATGCAGCAG GTTTCATTTGCTAGCTGAATTTGATGATGGTAAACGCAGCTGTCGGAAACGCCTTGCAGGCCATAATGAGCGTCGGAGAAAGCCTCAAGTTGGTATTCACTCTGCAAGGACTGAGAGGCTACTTCAGTCGTACAATG GCTTTGCCACCAGCAGACTTCATGGCTCTGCATTAACATCTTTTATCTGCCAAGATTTACTTCCTACTGACCCATTGCATCCTGAGAAATATGGAACAAATAATTGGCGCAGGCAGATAAAAATTGAAGATGGGTCTGAGTTTAGTCTACTATCATCTATTCCTGTTACAAGTGGGTATCTGCAATCCCTATTCCCTTCTGACAAATTGGATGAAGTATTTATTCTTTTTCATGACAATGAAGCTCCTACTGCAACAGGAAGCATTTTCGGTGAAAGCACTAATCGATATCCACATGAATTGGGAGGCTCAAATTCTGATTCACGTTCGTTAATCCAGGACATCTCATTGGGAAATGAACACTTGACTGCTTTTGATACAGTAGCAACTATTCAAGGACTATCAGGGATCACAAGCTCTAGCTGTGCTCTCTCTCTTCTGTCATCCCAGTCACATAATTATTCCAGTCATTCAGCAGAAATTTCTATGGCCTGTCCAGTGGTAGTTACAGGTAATAATACCCATTATAGTGTGACTCAAATCTCTGAAAAGCTTACAGGAGTTAGTTCTCAGGCTTCCACAAGTGGAGTACCAAACAAGTTCTCTTCATCAGGAGCTAGTTCTGCCGAAGGAAGCCACTTGGGCTCCATACTGATGTCTGATGGTAGTGATGCCATTAACTTTGATATCTCTGATGGGATTTACCAGGGGTCCAATTTCATGAATGCCAAGCATCATCTTCCCTGTGAAGATGGCACCACCATTAACCTGCTTGAGCTATCATCACAGCTTCAGCGAGTAGAAAGTCAAAAGCAATCCATGCAAGCAAAGCAGGAAAATGATGCTTTCTGCTGGCCCCACATCACTTGA
- the LOC110631361 gene encoding squamosa promoter-binding-like protein 6 isoform X4 — protein MGCSFGNNMVVSSQQAIDNHGFGELMYQELTGKQLIDNSIRATLSSEVGGGKIINPFMVSTNAFSVEDESTSRLSSSVVDSNSKDSSFIDLKLGRFGDPGDAQNSKISKGGSILSSSESSVPSKRARLGVNSHTAHCQVYGCNKDLSSSKEYHKRHKVCEIHSKTAKVIVNGIEQRFCQQCSRFHLLAEFDDGKRSCRKRLAGHNERRRKPQVGIHSARTERLLQSYNGFATSRLHGSALTSFICQDLLPTDPLHPEKYGTNNWRRQIKIEDGSEFSLLSSIPVTRSIFGESTNRYPHELGGSNSDSRSLIQDISLGNEHLTAFDTVATIQGLSGITSSSCALSLLSSQSHNYSSHSAEISMACPVVVTGNNTHYSVTQISEKLTGVSSQASTSGVPNKFSSSGASSAEGSHLGSILMSDGSDAINFDISDGIYQGSNFMNAKHHLPCEDGTTINLLELSSQLQRVESQKQSMQAKQENDAFCWPHIT, from the exons ATGGGTTGTAGTTTTGGCAACAACATGGTCGTCTCAAGTCAACAAGCTATTGACAATCATGGTTTTGGGGAATTGATGTATCAAGAACTCACGGGAAAACAATTAATTGATAATTCAATTAGGGCTACTTTGAGCAGCGAGGTTGGTGGTGGAAAAATTATCAATCCTTTTATGGTCAGCACGAATGCTTTTTCTGTAGAAGATGAGTCCACCTCCAGGCTTTCTAGCTCTGTTGTGGACTCTAATAGTAAGGATTCTTCATTCATTGATTTGAAGCTGGGAAGATTTGGTGATCCTGGAGATGCTCAGAATTCCAAGATTTCCAAAGGAGGATCCATTCTGTCTTCATCCGAGTCATCTGTGCCTTCGAAGAGAGCTAGACTGGGAGTGAATTCCCACACTGCCCATTGTCAAGTTTATGGTTGTAATAAGGATCTCAGCTCCTCAAAAGAATATCACAAGAGACATAAAGTCTGTGAAattcactccaagactgccaaaGTTATTGTGAACGGAATTGAGCAGAGGTTTTGCCAACAATGCAGCAG GTTTCATTTGCTAGCTGAATTTGATGATGGTAAACGCAGCTGTCGGAAACGCCTTGCAGGCCATAATGAGCGTCGGAGAAAGCCTCAAGTTGGTATTCACTCTGCAAGGACTGAGAGGCTACTTCAGTCGTACAATG GCTTTGCCACCAGCAGACTTCATGGCTCTGCATTAACATCTTTTATCTGCCAAGATTTACTTCCTACTGACCCATTGCATCCTGAGAAATATGGAACAAATAATTGGCGCAGGCAGATAAAAATTGAAGATGGGTCTGAGTTTAGTCTACTATCATCTATTCCTGTTACAA GAAGCATTTTCGGTGAAAGCACTAATCGATATCCACATGAATTGGGAGGCTCAAATTCTGATTCACGTTCGTTAATCCAGGACATCTCATTGGGAAATGAACACTTGACTGCTTTTGATACAGTAGCAACTATTCAAGGACTATCAGGGATCACAAGCTCTAGCTGTGCTCTCTCTCTTCTGTCATCCCAGTCACATAATTATTCCAGTCATTCAGCAGAAATTTCTATGGCCTGTCCAGTGGTAGTTACAGGTAATAATACCCATTATAGTGTGACTCAAATCTCTGAAAAGCTTACAGGAGTTAGTTCTCAGGCTTCCACAAGTGGAGTACCAAACAAGTTCTCTTCATCAGGAGCTAGTTCTGCCGAAGGAAGCCACTTGGGCTCCATACTGATGTCTGATGGTAGTGATGCCATTAACTTTGATATCTCTGATGGGATTTACCAGGGGTCCAATTTCATGAATGCCAAGCATCATCTTCCCTGTGAAGATGGCACCACCATTAACCTGCTTGAGCTATCATCACAGCTTCAGCGAGTAGAAAGTCAAAAGCAATCCATGCAAGCAAAGCAGGAAAATGATGCTTTCTGCTGGCCCCACATCACTTGA
- the LOC110631361 gene encoding squamosa promoter-binding-like protein 6 isoform X2 gives MQSWSYVTGGKGLVSDETISSSDAIAKSKNALMGCSFGNNMVVSSQQAIDNHGFGELMYQELTGKQLIDNSIRATLSSEVGGGKIINPFMVSTNAFSVEDESTSRLSSSVVDSNSKDSSFIDLKLGRFGDPGDAQNSKISKGGSILSSSESSVPSKRARLGVNSHTAHCQVYGCNKDLSSSKEYHKRHKVCEIHSKTAKVIVNGIEQRFCQQCSRFHLLAEFDDGKRSCRKRLAGHNERRRKPQVGIHSARTERLLQSYNGFATSRLHGSALTSFICQDLLPTDPLHPEKYGTNNWRRQIKIEDGSEFSLLSSIPVTRSIFGESTNRYPHELGGSNSDSRSLIQDISLGNEHLTAFDTVATIQGLSGITSSSCALSLLSSQSHNYSSHSAEISMACPVVVTGNNTHYSVTQISEKLTGVSSQASTSGVPNKFSSSGASSAEGSHLGSILMSDGSDAINFDISDGIYQGSNFMNAKHHLPCEDGTTINLLELSSQLQRVESQKQSMQAKQENDAFCWPHIT, from the exons ATGCAGTCTTGGAGCTATGTTACTGGAGGTAAGGGGTTAGTATCCGATGAAACAATTTCATCTTCTGATGCTATTGCCAAAAGCAAAAATGCCTTGATGGGTTGTAGTTTTGGCAACAACATGGTCGTCTCAAGTCAACAAGCTATTGACAATCATGGTTTTGGGGAATTGATGTATCAAGAACTCACGGGAAAACAATTAATTGATAATTCAATTAGGGCTACTTTGAGCAGCGAGGTTGGTGGTGGAAAAATTATCAATCCTTTTATGGTCAGCACGAATGCTTTTTCTGTAGAAGATGAGTCCACCTCCAGGCTTTCTAGCTCTGTTGTGGACTCTAATAGTAAGGATTCTTCATTCATTGATTTGAAGCTGGGAAGATTTGGTGATCCTGGAGATGCTCAGAATTCCAAGATTTCCAAAGGAGGATCCATTCTGTCTTCATCCGAGTCATCTGTGCCTTCGAAGAGAGCTAGACTGGGAGTGAATTCCCACACTGCCCATTGTCAAGTTTATGGTTGTAATAAGGATCTCAGCTCCTCAAAAGAATATCACAAGAGACATAAAGTCTGTGAAattcactccaagactgccaaaGTTATTGTGAACGGAATTGAGCAGAGGTTTTGCCAACAATGCAGCAG GTTTCATTTGCTAGCTGAATTTGATGATGGTAAACGCAGCTGTCGGAAACGCCTTGCAGGCCATAATGAGCGTCGGAGAAAGCCTCAAGTTGGTATTCACTCTGCAAGGACTGAGAGGCTACTTCAGTCGTACAATG GCTTTGCCACCAGCAGACTTCATGGCTCTGCATTAACATCTTTTATCTGCCAAGATTTACTTCCTACTGACCCATTGCATCCTGAGAAATATGGAACAAATAATTGGCGCAGGCAGATAAAAATTGAAGATGGGTCTGAGTTTAGTCTACTATCATCTATTCCTGTTACAA GAAGCATTTTCGGTGAAAGCACTAATCGATATCCACATGAATTGGGAGGCTCAAATTCTGATTCACGTTCGTTAATCCAGGACATCTCATTGGGAAATGAACACTTGACTGCTTTTGATACAGTAGCAACTATTCAAGGACTATCAGGGATCACAAGCTCTAGCTGTGCTCTCTCTCTTCTGTCATCCCAGTCACATAATTATTCCAGTCATTCAGCAGAAATTTCTATGGCCTGTCCAGTGGTAGTTACAGGTAATAATACCCATTATAGTGTGACTCAAATCTCTGAAAAGCTTACAGGAGTTAGTTCTCAGGCTTCCACAAGTGGAGTACCAAACAAGTTCTCTTCATCAGGAGCTAGTTCTGCCGAAGGAAGCCACTTGGGCTCCATACTGATGTCTGATGGTAGTGATGCCATTAACTTTGATATCTCTGATGGGATTTACCAGGGGTCCAATTTCATGAATGCCAAGCATCATCTTCCCTGTGAAGATGGCACCACCATTAACCTGCTTGAGCTATCATCACAGCTTCAGCGAGTAGAAAGTCAAAAGCAATCCATGCAAGCAAAGCAGGAAAATGATGCTTTCTGCTGGCCCCACATCACTTGA